A single region of the Alteriqipengyuania flavescens genome encodes:
- a CDS encoding plasmid stabilization protein: protein MAKGDKDKYTDKQKRKAEHIEEGYEKRGVSKKEAEKRAWATVNKESGGGNKSGSGRGKKDTHESSRKGGKNSGSGQSSEKRSQAAKKGWETRRKNDNA from the coding sequence ACAAGGACAAGTATACCGATAAGCAGAAGCGCAAGGCCGAGCATATCGAGGAGGGCTACGAGAAGCGGGGCGTGTCGAAAAAGGAAGCGGAAAAGCGTGCCTGGGCCACGGTCAACAAGGAAAGCGGCGGGGGCAACAAGTCCGGCTCCGGCCGAGGGAAGAAGGACACGCACGAAAGCTCGCGCAAAGGCGGAAAAAACAGCGGGTCGGGGCAGAGTTCCGAGAAGCGCTCGCAAGCCGCGAAGAAGGGTTGGGAAACCCGCCGCAAGAACGACAACGCCTAG